In Candidatus Poribacteria bacterium, the genomic window TTCGCGGAGCAACGAGCACTCCGACCTGGACGGCAGCGTTTGCCAGGTCGAGGATTCGGCGCCTCAGACGACAGTTGAGCAATGACGGGACGTTTGCACGTGACGCGTCCAGGCGGTTCAGGCGAGTCGCTGGCAGAACCATGGGACGCGCGGAGCGACACGACCCCAGGCAGCGCCTGAGGCATGCGAAACCAACGGGGAGTGCAGTTCACAGACGGAGTTGACTGGTGCCGGATGGGCAGCGCAACAGCCACATGACGATGCGGGGCACCGATACCGACAGCCCGTCGGTGCGGTGTATCCCGACGTTGCGACGTGCATGGAGCCGTCGCGACGAGCGCCCGTGCAGACGCTAGTCAGAACGCTGAACGCTGCCGCTGTGGACGAAACGATCTGGAGCTTGCCGGAAGAAGCAGCGATAGCCGTCGATGCCTCACCAGATGCCACCGAGGAGGCAGTAGATGGCAAGAGAGATCATCGTTTCGGAGGACGAATACGAAGTCCGTATCGCCCTCCTAGAGGAAGGGCGGTGCGTCGAACTCTTCTACGAGCGACGCGACACGGACCACATCCTGGGGAACATCTATAAAGGTCGAGTGAACAGCGTCCTGCCAGGGATGCAAGCAGCGTTTGTGGACATCGGCACGGACAAGAACGCCTTCCTGCACGTCTCCGATCTGCAGACCCACGTTAACGAGTTCGGCGAGGTAGAACGCGCCTCCGAAGGCGGAGGGCGCGGGTCTCGGAACCGCACGCCCATCGAGCAGATCCTCAAGAAGGGTCAGGAGATCCTGGTCCAGATCGACAAGGAGCCGATCGGCTCCAAGGGCCCCAGGGTCACGGCGTACGTGACGATCCCCGGCAGGTATCTGGTCTACCTGCCCACATCGGCGAATGTCGGTATTTCGCGCCGCATCGAGGATGAGAAGGAACGCGCGCGGCTCAAGGAACTGCTCTCGAAGCACATGCCTCCCAGCGGCGGCGTTATCGTTCGGACCGCCTCCGGTTCTCGCGGGGAGGACGAGTTCGTACCCGAGGTCAAGTTCCTCGTCAAGACATGGGAGGACGTGCTCGCCAAGAGCGAGCGCGTGCGCGCACCGGCGCTCGTCTACGAGGACCTGGGTCTGGCGTTCCGCATGATCCGCGACGTCTTCACCGACGACGTGGACCGGTTCGTGATCGACTCCAAGACCCTCCATGAGCAGGTCGCCCAGTATATCGAAGGTTCGCTGCCGACGCTTCGCGACAAGGTCGTGTTCCACGAGGGACCGGATACGGCGTTCGAGGACTTCGGCATCGAGCAGGAGATCAAGAAAGCGATTGCACGGCGCATCTGGCTCAAGTCGGGCGGGCATATCGTCATCGACCAGACCGAGGCGCTCGTGGCGATCGACGTCAACACTGGCAAGTTCGTCGGCACTGAAGACCACGAAGAGACAATCTACAAGAACAACCTCGAAGCCGCAGTCGAGATCGCCCGCCAGATTCGGCTCCGCGACCTCGGAGGCATCATCGTCCTCGACTTCATCGACATGGAGAATCCGACAAATCGCCGGCATGTCCTTCGCACGCTGGAGCAAGAGATCCGCAAGGACCGGGCGCGGACGAACATCCTTCAGTTCACCGAGCTCGGCATCATTGAGATGACTCGGCAGCGGACGAAGGAGAGCCTCCATTCGATGTTCTGCACCGCCTGCCCGTACTGCGGCGGGACCGGGTCCGTCCTCTCCGAGGAGACGCTGATCATCCAGTTGCTGCGAGCGCTGAAACGGGTGGCTCGGCGTGTACCCCGAAAGGCGTACCGGCTCGTCGTCAGCGACATGATCGCCAAGCGACTCCATCACGAAGACCGAGATAAGTTGCGCGTGGTGACGCGCGACCTCAAGGTGCGCGTCGACATCGACACGGATGCCGACATGCACATGGAGGATTTCCGGATCTTCGAGTTGCCTCGGAACCGGGAGCTCTTCGTCAGCTAGGGACACTTGCCCAGGTCGACGGCTCGGGGACCGGGGCGAGGCGATGTGACAGACCGAGCCCGATCCGTCCCTGTTGTCCTCGCGCCAGCAGGCGTCACGGATCACTCAACCACGGGAAAGGGAAGAGAAGCGCTTATGGGTCGGTTCAGCAAAGGCGTGTATCGCCTGTTGTGCTTGGCGTGTGCGGTGGTCGTGTCGGTGTCGGCGACTTCGCTGATTGGGTGCGGGGAGGACGAAGCCGGCACGGGTGACGAGAACGGCGGCGAGATGACGTCGGGTGATGTGGCGTCTCTGCGGATCGTCGGTCAGAGCGGATTGGCGGCGGATCCGACCGGCACCGGCGAAGTGCCCAAAGAAGTCGCCGTGGGCACGCCCGTCGTCGTCGCGATCTTGCCTCTCGACAAATCCGGCACGCCGATCACCGCGCAGGACGCCCTCACAGACGTCTACGCCAACGTTAAGTGGACATCGTCGGACGAGTCGATTGCGGCGATCTCTTCCGCCGGCGGTACGGGCTTGGGGGGAGCCGCGCTGATTGCGACCAAGAAGCCCGGCAAGGTCACGATCACCGCGACCTACAAGAGCCTGAGCGCCAAGGTCGATATAACGGTCAAGTAGCGCCGGGTCGAACACCGGGAATGAGAGAGGGCATGGCGTGCCATGCCCTTTCTCCATGCCCTCTCTCCACGTACTCGTGCGCTGGCTACATGTTGTAGCCCACTTCGCCGTGCTCGACCTGATCGAGACCGATCTGCTCGGATTCCGGGTCGATACGGAACCCTACCACTGCGTCGATGATCTTGAACAAGATCCAGGTGACGATCACGGCGTAGGCTCCGGCGGCAACGACGGCGACGAACTGATCCGCCAACTGACCCGCGTTTCCGAGGACCAGACCCGAAGCCCCAATCGTTGCGACGACGCCGGTCATGAGAGCGCCCCAAGTTCCTCCAACGCCGTGGACGCCGAAGGCGTCCAGTGAATCGTCGTAGCCGAAACGCCCCTTCATAACGACGGCTCCGTAGCAGAGAGCCCCGACCGTCAACCCGATGACGATCGCCGCCCACGGCGCGACGAAGCCCGCCGCCGGAGTGACGCCCACTAGTCCCGCCACCAGCCCGGACGCTGCGCCCAGCGCCGACGGATGTCCGCGATGGAGCTTCTCGACGGCGAGCCATCCGAGAATCCCGGACGCCGCCGCGATGTGGGTCGCCGCGAAGGCGACCGCTGCCGTCGAGTTGGATGCGACTGCGCTGCCGGCGTTGAACCCGAACCATCCGAACCAGAGGAGTCCAGCCCCCAAGAGCGTCATCGTCAGGTTGTGCGGGAGCATGTCGCCGCTGGGGTAACCGCGTCGCGATCCGAGCATCTTCGCCATGACGAGGGCGGAAATGCCGGACGATAGGTGGACGACCGTTCCACCGGCGAAGTCGAGCGCTCCGAGCTTCAGGAGCCATCCGTCCGGGTTCCACACCCAATGAGCCAGTGGGTCGTAGACGAGCGTGCTCCAGAGCAAGATGAACAACACGTACGCACGGAACCGCACGCGCTCTGCAATCGCGCCGCTGATCAGAGCGGGC contains:
- a CDS encoding ammonium transporter, encoding MHAALRRASSRSHVRVAGLSLSLILCLGVLAAAAQTTDEATAPVVETATAAADSGDTAWMLVSSGLVLLMVPGLALFYGGMVRRKNVLSSMMHSFIALGVVGIQWVVVGYSIAFGDSIGGWVGNPMSKFLMLSVRPDSLWGTVPESTFAMFQGMFAIITPALISGAIAERVRFRAYVLFILLWSTLVYDPLAHWVWNPDGWLLKLGALDFAGGTVVHLSSGISALVMAKMLGSRRGYPSGDMLPHNLTMTLLGAGLLWFGWFGFNAGSAVASNSTAAVAFAATHIAAASGILGWLAVEKLHRGHPSALGAASGLVAGLVGVTPAAGFVAPWAAIVIGLTVGALCYGAVVMKGRFGYDDSLDAFGVHGVGGTWGALMTGVVATIGASGLVLGNAGQLADQFVAVVAAGAYAVIVTWILFKIIDAVVGFRIDPESEQIGLDQVEHGEVGYNM
- a CDS encoding Rne/Rng family ribonuclease — its product is MAREIIVSEDEYEVRIALLEEGRCVELFYERRDTDHILGNIYKGRVNSVLPGMQAAFVDIGTDKNAFLHVSDLQTHVNEFGEVERASEGGGRGSRNRTPIEQILKKGQEILVQIDKEPIGSKGPRVTAYVTIPGRYLVYLPTSANVGISRRIEDEKERARLKELLSKHMPPSGGVIVRTASGSRGEDEFVPEVKFLVKTWEDVLAKSERVRAPALVYEDLGLAFRMIRDVFTDDVDRFVIDSKTLHEQVAQYIEGSLPTLRDKVVFHEGPDTAFEDFGIEQEIKKAIARRIWLKSGGHIVIDQTEALVAIDVNTGKFVGTEDHEETIYKNNLEAAVEIARQIRLRDLGGIIVLDFIDMENPTNRRHVLRTLEQEIRKDRARTNILQFTELGIIEMTRQRTKESLHSMFCTACPYCGGTGSVLSEETLIIQLLRALKRVARRVPRKAYRLVVSDMIAKRLHHEDRDKLRVVTRDLKVRVDIDTDADMHMEDFRIFELPRNRELFVS